One window of Pseudobdellovibrionaceae bacterium genomic DNA carries:
- a CDS encoding CPXCG motif-containing cysteine-rich protein, whose amino-acid sequence MDEVRIQCPFCWEKFTIFVATEDGESQQLIVDCEICCHPINIHVFHNGKRWKALVDKGEGF is encoded by the coding sequence ATGGACGAAGTGCGCATCCAGTGTCCCTTCTGCTGGGAAAAGTTCACGATCTTCGTGGCCACGGAAGACGGCGAATCCCAACAGCTCATCGTCGACTGCGAAATTTGCTGTCACCCAATCAACATCCACGTCTTCCACAACGGCAAACGCTGGAAGGCCCTCGTCGACAAGGGCGAAGGCTTCTAA